One Kutzneria kofuensis DNA window includes the following coding sequences:
- a CDS encoding condensation domain-containing protein: protein MAQEAIAIIGVALRLPDAHTLDELHENLTAGRDSVRAPAEDRVRHAGGVPGAAYVPLGYLDRVDLFDHQFFGLSLAEAQAMDPHQRLGLHLVHEAVENAGYAPGRLRGSATAVIVAAPNRAYASGYQGDDPNQILGSLPAAMAARIAYLFDFAGPALVVDTACSGSLAAVALAVEKLRAGRADLAVAGGVALETVLHLDEDDDPLLGVMSQVGVCRPFDAAADGTTGGEGGGFVLLKRLSEALADGDHVHAVLRGVAVNHNGAGATSMSAPSARAQAAAIRAAWQDAGVSAAEIGYVECHGSGTPLGDVVEADGLHQAFDRQLPPVGAVKGNFGHLDHAAGMAGLFKVLAGFRHSALYPTVHYDTPNPLFPQPIPVQTVSEPWRGAPLRAGLSSFGLTGTNVHAVLEQAPARQATVDDGMPRLVTVSARTPTALERYAVRLAAFLDETDHGLAEVAFALNAGRDDHAYRWAFTVHSTKELAEALREAEVPEPVREAPAVLLFSGDTEIDDATWADLAAQFPVDPALAGTLLRQRALYGLLGLPDARLVGSGHGNLAVRLIRGKITEAEALERSAEPSTPVNHEGLRRAARGFVAEGAVVLEMGADGALSRGIAELAPELPVVRLLSGDGLLAALGRLYELGVTLQWNTKARRIEAPTYPFEPVSCWHAPVEPVDTVAQPASSDVTESVAGLWAKALKAPDVRADSDYFALGGTSIAGIGLLREIESRFGARLTFADLYANRTVGELAALIEQRAGIAEDWTVPLVSRAGRLPLSINQEQLWYIDQLTPGTALYNIPTEVRYGGPLDRAALQAAFADLVERHEIMHSRIALGADGRPEVLLDAPRPALRVVDLSAEPERLAEHAEAEGVRGFDLAAGPLVRAVLYALSDVDHLLVVTWHHIAFDGWTPRIFLRDLSEFYRARLTGQPPELPELPIQYVDFAAWQRNWLDAERMGRGLAYWRSQLAGLRPRELPLDRPRPEVESHAGALLEFTLPREQAVALREFSRQEGVTTFVTMMAVMDALMHLWAGHRDVVVGAATSGRTNPATHELIGYFNNLLPFRTTVDGAESFRQLVRRCAATVTGVLDHEEIPFGAIVADLHPRRDASRHPVFTVAYTHQNTEAHPAELAGLTASAGDEGGFGIAPGTAKLDLTIGLSDQDGGPMRGYLEYATDLFDEPHMRRVVALYTEIVAKAMADPDRRLADYPDSVWSTIRAHAPEHPALVDGENSHSYGEICRRAEELAARLRAEGAGPVVPVLAERGVDMVVGWLAVLAADRAFVPLDPAAPDERTEQILADVGAPMMIVGTELRQLDGRPEPAAGLAYVAFTSGSTGRPQGCAIGHESLLNFLRWHGQRLGLSTADHVGQTFSAGFDGSVAEILSTLYHGATLHLLRDVKQTPATLLKWFADNGITVSALSTPMTELLLNDYTEQPGLVLRSLWTGGDRLRVRPPAGLPFTVLNMYGPTECTIAATCSVVSPRGDGAPDIGHPITGAEAYILDGDGKPLGVGEIGELYLGGAVVGRGYHRQPGLTAARFVADPFSARPGARMYRTGDLAARRPDGAIDFHGRADRQIALRGFRVEPAEVERVLVAQPGVREALVLSEELPSGGRRLVAHVAGEAVPAEPVLLAAVSAALPAHMVPGRVIVHDTLPKTANGKFDRASLNQENVMTTAGPVRVLSGIWSELLGREQIGLDEDFFQIGGDSVLSVGLAARAARAGVSITPQDVLRHPTLRGLSAVATTVQAETEPVDGTVELTPMIRQLLDAPGSTAADFVVIEVMDVPAGIDADALRTAVQRLTEAQEPLRYRFHRNSLGWRIEPAAESGHVFDTVVLPPLSRAEEHEILEADKDELLAEIDIQRGPLLRARFYQRGPQRGGVLLLLVHHFVHDEISAVPMLEDLNAALSGPLEPRPAAWRAWSRHLVASARSDELAGELTYWTSVLRGGRSVGTAPLAAVPGADPVVRHRTVRLGDSASLLTLPGAPSREAAVAAVARAWSRWRGTPNAFLSTVGHGAPNTFRPMDRSRSVGWFTNAFPLLVPVQPEARVRDALPAVADTLRAVPNDGVGYGILRQLSPATEAVQRLRALPEPQLLVEHKVSGLNPFRVGAGRIGMVPPMMATENRALLSVMPIIVATAVIDGELQLYLAHHGRFDARELSAFVEQLVVAFAELAGQR, encoded by the coding sequence ATGGCGCAGGAAGCGATAGCGATCATCGGTGTCGCGCTCCGGTTGCCGGACGCGCACACCCTGGACGAGCTGCACGAGAACCTGACCGCCGGCCGGGACAGCGTGCGCGCCCCGGCCGAGGACCGGGTGCGCCACGCCGGCGGCGTGCCGGGCGCGGCTTACGTGCCGCTGGGCTACCTGGACCGGGTGGACCTGTTCGACCACCAGTTCTTCGGCCTGTCCCTGGCCGAGGCCCAGGCGATGGATCCGCACCAGCGGCTGGGCCTGCACCTGGTGCACGAGGCGGTCGAGAACGCCGGTTACGCCCCGGGCCGGCTGCGCGGCTCGGCCACGGCGGTGATCGTCGCGGCGCCCAACCGGGCCTACGCCAGCGGGTACCAGGGCGACGACCCGAACCAGATCCTGGGTTCGCTGCCGGCGGCGATGGCCGCGCGGATCGCGTACCTGTTCGACTTCGCCGGGCCGGCGTTGGTGGTGGACACGGCGTGCAGCGGCAGCCTGGCCGCCGTGGCGCTGGCGGTGGAGAAACTCCGTGCCGGCCGGGCCGATCTGGCCGTGGCCGGTGGGGTGGCCCTGGAAACGGTGCTGCACCTCGACGAGGACGACGATCCGCTGCTCGGCGTGATGTCCCAGGTGGGGGTGTGCCGGCCGTTCGACGCCGCCGCGGACGGCACGACCGGCGGCGAGGGCGGCGGATTCGTGCTGCTCAAACGACTGTCGGAGGCGCTGGCCGACGGTGACCACGTCCACGCCGTGCTGCGCGGCGTCGCGGTCAACCACAACGGGGCCGGGGCCACCAGCATGAGCGCCCCCAGTGCCCGTGCCCAGGCCGCCGCGATCAGGGCCGCGTGGCAGGACGCCGGAGTCTCCGCCGCGGAGATCGGCTACGTCGAGTGCCACGGTTCGGGCACTCCGCTGGGCGACGTCGTGGAGGCCGACGGCCTGCACCAGGCGTTCGACCGGCAGTTGCCGCCGGTCGGCGCCGTGAAGGGCAACTTCGGGCATCTGGACCACGCCGCCGGGATGGCCGGGTTGTTCAAGGTGCTCGCCGGGTTCCGGCATTCGGCGCTGTACCCGACCGTCCACTACGACACGCCGAATCCGCTGTTCCCGCAACCGATTCCGGTGCAGACGGTGTCGGAGCCCTGGCGTGGGGCGCCACTTCGGGCCGGGCTGAGTTCCTTCGGGTTGACCGGGACCAACGTGCACGCCGTGCTGGAACAGGCCCCGGCTCGACAGGCCACAGTGGACGATGGAATGCCCCGGCTGGTCACCGTATCGGCCCGTACGCCCACGGCACTGGAGCGCTACGCGGTGCGGCTGGCGGCGTTCCTGGACGAGACCGATCACGGCCTGGCCGAGGTGGCGTTCGCGTTGAACGCCGGCCGCGATGATCACGCGTATCGGTGGGCGTTCACCGTGCACAGCACCAAGGAACTGGCCGAGGCGCTGCGCGAAGCCGAGGTGCCCGAGCCGGTTCGGGAAGCCCCGGCGGTGCTGCTGTTCTCCGGTGACACCGAGATCGACGACGCCACGTGGGCCGACCTCGCCGCGCAGTTCCCGGTGGACCCGGCGCTGGCCGGAACCCTGCTGCGGCAGCGGGCTTTGTACGGGCTGCTGGGGCTGCCGGACGCGCGGCTCGTCGGCTCCGGCCACGGCAACCTGGCGGTCCGGCTGATCCGAGGCAAGATCACCGAGGCGGAGGCGCTGGAACGCTCGGCCGAGCCGTCGACCCCGGTGAACCATGAGGGCCTGCGCCGGGCGGCGCGGGGCTTCGTCGCCGAAGGCGCCGTGGTGCTGGAGATGGGTGCCGACGGGGCGCTGTCCCGGGGGATCGCTGAACTCGCACCGGAACTGCCGGTGGTGCGCCTGCTGTCCGGGGACGGACTGCTCGCCGCACTGGGCCGTCTGTACGAACTCGGCGTCACCCTGCAGTGGAACACGAAGGCACGACGGATCGAGGCGCCGACCTATCCGTTCGAGCCGGTGTCCTGCTGGCACGCTCCGGTGGAACCCGTCGACACCGTTGCCCAGCCGGCGTCTTCGGATGTCACGGAGTCCGTGGCGGGATTGTGGGCCAAGGCGCTCAAGGCCCCGGACGTGCGGGCCGATTCGGACTACTTCGCGCTCGGCGGCACCTCGATCGCCGGAATCGGGCTGTTGCGGGAGATCGAGTCCAGGTTCGGCGCGCGGCTGACCTTCGCCGACCTGTACGCGAACCGGACCGTGGGCGAGCTGGCGGCGCTGATCGAGCAGCGGGCCGGGATCGCCGAGGACTGGACGGTTCCGCTGGTGTCCCGCGCCGGCCGGCTGCCGCTGTCGATCAACCAGGAGCAGCTCTGGTACATCGACCAGCTCACGCCCGGCACGGCCCTGTACAACATCCCGACCGAGGTGCGCTACGGCGGGCCGCTGGACCGGGCGGCGCTGCAGGCCGCGTTCGCGGACCTGGTCGAGCGGCACGAGATCATGCACAGCCGCATCGCCCTCGGTGCGGACGGCCGGCCCGAGGTGCTGCTGGACGCGCCCCGGCCGGCGCTGCGCGTGGTGGACCTCAGCGCCGAGCCGGAGCGGTTGGCCGAACACGCGGAGGCCGAGGGCGTCAGGGGCTTCGACCTGGCGGCCGGGCCGCTGGTGCGGGCGGTGTTGTACGCGCTCAGCGACGTGGATCACCTGCTGGTCGTCACCTGGCACCACATCGCCTTCGACGGCTGGACGCCCCGGATCTTCCTGCGTGACCTGTCCGAGTTCTACCGGGCTCGGCTGACCGGCCAACCGCCGGAACTGCCGGAACTGCCCATCCAGTACGTGGATTTCGCCGCATGGCAGCGGAACTGGCTCGATGCCGAGCGGATGGGGCGCGGACTGGCGTACTGGCGGTCCCAGCTGGCCGGGCTGCGACCGCGGGAGCTCCCGCTGGACCGGCCGCGTCCGGAGGTGGAGTCGCACGCCGGGGCGCTGCTGGAGTTCACGTTGCCCCGGGAACAGGCCGTGGCGCTGCGGGAGTTCAGCCGGCAGGAGGGCGTGACCACCTTCGTCACCATGATGGCCGTGATGGACGCCCTGATGCACCTGTGGGCGGGACACCGGGACGTCGTCGTCGGCGCCGCCACCAGCGGGCGGACCAATCCCGCCACCCACGAGCTGATCGGCTACTTCAACAACCTGCTGCCCTTCCGGACCACTGTGGACGGCGCCGAATCGTTCCGGCAGCTGGTCCGGCGCTGCGCGGCCACGGTCACCGGCGTCCTGGACCACGAGGAGATCCCGTTCGGCGCCATCGTGGCCGACCTGCACCCGCGACGGGACGCCAGTCGGCACCCCGTCTTCACCGTGGCGTACACCCACCAGAACACCGAGGCCCACCCGGCGGAACTGGCCGGGCTGACCGCCTCCGCCGGCGACGAGGGCGGATTCGGCATCGCCCCGGGCACCGCCAAGCTGGACCTGACCATCGGACTGTCCGATCAGGACGGTGGACCGATGCGCGGCTACCTGGAGTACGCCACCGACCTGTTCGACGAGCCGCACATGCGGCGGGTCGTCGCGTTGTACACGGAGATCGTCGCGAAGGCCATGGCCGACCCGGACCGCAGGCTGGCCGACTACCCGGACTCGGTGTGGTCGACGATCCGTGCGCACGCGCCGGAACACCCCGCGCTGGTGGATGGCGAGAACTCGCACAGCTACGGCGAGATTTGCCGGCGGGCCGAGGAACTGGCGGCCAGGCTGCGGGCCGAGGGGGCCGGGCCGGTCGTGCCGGTGCTGGCCGAACGCGGCGTGGACATGGTGGTCGGCTGGCTCGCCGTGCTGGCCGCCGACCGGGCCTTCGTGCCGCTGGACCCGGCCGCGCCGGACGAGCGCACCGAGCAGATCCTGGCCGATGTCGGGGCGCCCATGATGATCGTCGGCACGGAGTTGCGCCAGCTCGACGGACGACCCGAACCGGCCGCCGGCCTGGCCTACGTGGCGTTCACCTCGGGCTCCACCGGCCGGCCACAGGGCTGTGCGATCGGCCATGAGAGCCTGCTGAACTTCCTGCGCTGGCACGGGCAGCGACTAGGACTGTCCACAGCGGACCACGTCGGCCAGACCTTCTCCGCCGGGTTCGACGGTTCCGTCGCCGAGATCCTCTCCACGCTGTACCACGGCGCCACCCTGCACCTGCTGCGGGACGTCAAGCAGACCCCGGCCACGCTGCTGAAGTGGTTCGCGGACAACGGGATCACCGTATCGGCCCTGTCCACGCCGATGACCGAACTACTGTTGAACGACTACACCGAGCAGCCGGGACTGGTCCTGCGCTCGCTGTGGACCGGCGGCGACCGACTCCGCGTCCGCCCGCCCGCCGGGCTGCCCTTCACGGTGCTGAACATGTACGGGCCCACCGAGTGCACCATCGCGGCGACCTGCTCGGTGGTCTCTCCGCGCGGGGACGGCGCCCCGGACATCGGCCACCCGATCACCGGCGCCGAAGCGTACATTCTGGACGGAGACGGAAAGCCGCTCGGCGTAGGGGAGATCGGCGAGCTGTACCTGGGTGGCGCGGTGGTCGGCCGCGGCTACCACCGACAGCCGGGACTGACGGCGGCCCGGTTCGTGGCGGACCCGTTCTCCGCCAGGCCGGGGGCCCGGATGTACCGCACCGGTGATCTGGCCGCCCGCCGGCCGGACGGGGCGATCGACTTCCACGGCCGGGCCGACAGACAGATCGCGTTGCGCGGCTTCCGGGTGGAGCCGGCGGAGGTGGAACGGGTCCTGGTCGCCCAGCCAGGCGTGCGGGAAGCACTGGTACTGAGCGAAGAACTGCCCTCGGGCGGCCGGCGGCTGGTCGCGCACGTCGCGGGCGAGGCCGTCCCGGCCGAACCCGTGCTGCTCGCGGCCGTGTCCGCGGCGCTGCCGGCCCACATGGTGCCCGGCCGGGTGATCGTGCACGACACGCTGCCCAAGACCGCGAACGGCAAGTTCGACCGCGCGAGCCTGAACCAGGAGAACGTCATGACCACTGCCGGCCCGGTGCGGGTGTTGTCGGGAATCTGGTCGGAACTGTTGGGCCGCGAGCAGATCGGGCTGGACGAGGACTTCTTCCAGATCGGCGGCGACTCGGTGCTCAGCGTCGGCCTGGCCGCGCGGGCCGCCCGCGCCGGGGTCTCCATCACCCCGCAGGACGTGCTTCGGCACCCGACCCTGCGCGGCCTGTCCGCCGTGGCGACGACCGTTCAGGCTGAGACGGAGCCGGTGGACGGCACCGTCGAGCTCACCCCGATGATCCGGCAGCTGCTGGACGCGCCGGGCAGTACCGCGGCGGACTTCGTGGTGATCGAAGTGATGGACGTTCCGGCCGGCATCGACGCCGATGCGCTGCGTACCGCCGTGCAACGACTCACCGAGGCGCAGGAACCGCTGCGCTACCGGTTCCACCGCAACAGCCTGGGCTGGCGGATCGAACCCGCCGCCGAGTCCGGGCACGTGTTCGACACCGTGGTGCTGCCGCCGCTGAGCCGGGCCGAGGAGCACGAGATCCTGGAAGCGGACAAGGACGAGCTGCTCGCGGAGATCGACATCCAGCGCGGCCCCCTGCTGCGCGCCCGGTTCTACCAGCGCGGCCCGCAGCGCGGTGGAGTCCTGCTGTTGTTGGTGCACCACTTCGTGCACGACGAGATCTCCGCGGTGCCGATGCTGGAGGACCTGAACGCCGCGCTGAGCGGCCCGCTGGAACCGAGGCCGGCGGCCTGGCGGGCGTGGTCGCGGCACCTGGTCGCCTCGGCCCGGTCCGACGAACTCGCCGGTGAACTGACCTACTGGACCAGCGTGCTGCGCGGCGGCCGGTCCGTCGGCACCGCACCGCTGGCCGCCGTTCCCGGGGCGGATCCGGTCGTGCGGCACAGGACCGTCCGGCTGGGCGACTCCGCCTCGCTGCTGACCTTGCCCGGAGCACCCAGTCGCGAAGCGGCCGTGGCCGCCGTGGCCCGTGCGTGGTCCAGGTGGCGCGGCACGCCGAACGCCTTTCTGTCCACTGTGGGCCATGGTGCCCCGAACACGTTCCGGCCCATGGACCGGTCGAGGTCGGTCGGCTGGTTCACCAACGCCTTCCCGCTGCTGGTGCCGGTGCAGCCCGAGGCCCGGGTGCGGGACGCCTTGCCGGCTGTGGCGGACACGCTGCGGGCCGTGCCCAACGACGGGGTCGGGTACGGGATTCTGCGGCAGCTCAGCCCGGCCACCGAGGCGGTGCAGCGGTTGCGTGCGTTGCCGGAGCCGCAGTTGTTGGTGGAGCACAAGGTGAGCGGGCTGAACCCGTTCCGGGTCGGCGCGGGCCGGATCGGCATGGTCCCCCCGATGATGGCCACCGAGAACCGCGCCCTGCTCTCCGTCATGCCGATCATCGTGGCCACCGCCGTGATCGACGGCGAACTCCAGCTGTACCTCGCGCACCACGGCCGGTTCGACGCGCGGGAGTTGTCGGCCTTCGTCGAGCAGTTGGTGGTCGCGTTCGCCGAACTGGCCGGGCAGCGCTGA